The proteins below are encoded in one region of Qipengyuania sp. HL-TH1:
- the rplN gene encoding 50S ribosomal protein L14, giving the protein MIQMQSNLDVADNSGAKRVQCIKVLGGSKRRTASVGDVIVVSVKEAQPRTKVKKGDVHRAVIVRTKKDVRRPDGSVIRFDSNAAVLVNKSEEPIGTRIFGPVVRELRGRGFMKIISLAPEVL; this is encoded by the coding sequence ATGATCCAGATGCAATCCAATCTCGACGTCGCGGACAACAGCGGCGCCAAGCGCGTCCAGTGCATCAAGGTACTGGGCGGCTCCAAGCGCCGGACTGCTTCCGTAGGCGACGTGATCGTGGTTTCCGTCAAGGAAGCCCAGCCGCGCACCAAGGTGAAGAAGGGCGATGTCCATCGCGCTGTCATCGTGCGCACGAAGAAGGACGTCCGCCGCCCCGATGGCAGTGTGATCCGCTTCGACAGCAACGCCGCGGTACTCGTGAACAAGAGCGAAGAACCGATCGGCACCCGTATCTTCGGCCCGGTCGTGCGCGAACTGCGCGGTCGCGGTTTCATGAAGATCATCTCGCTTGCTCCGGAGGTGCTGTAA
- the rplX gene encoding 50S ribosomal protein L24 has product MAAAKIKKGDSVVVLSGKDKGKTGTVAKVMPKDGKIVVEGVNIAARHRKPTQQNPQGGIDRFEAPMHISKVALADPKDGKPTRVRFQDQDGKKVRVAVKSGETIDG; this is encoded by the coding sequence ATGGCCGCCGCAAAGATCAAGAAGGGTGACAGCGTCGTCGTCCTGTCCGGCAAGGACAAGGGCAAGACCGGCACCGTCGCGAAGGTCATGCCCAAGGATGGCAAGATCGTCGTCGAAGGCGTCAACATCGCCGCGCGTCACCGCAAGCCGACCCAGCAGAACCCGCAGGGAGGCATCGACCGTTTCGAAGCGCCGATGCACATCAGCAAGGTTGCGCTGGCCGATCCGAAGGATGGCAAGCCCACGCGCGTCCGTTTCCAAGACCAGGACGGCAAGAAGGTTCGTGTCGCCGTAAAGTCCGGAGAGACTATCGATGGCTGA
- the rpsQ gene encoding 30S ribosomal protein S17 has translation MPKRILIGTVTSDKTDKTVTVLVERKVKHPLYGKIIRRSKKYHAHDAQNEFTLGDVVRIEETKPISKTKTWQVIDRVTAGGTQAVEANLDVEAAGN, from the coding sequence ATGCCCAAGCGTATCCTGATCGGGACCGTCACCTCCGACAAGACCGACAAGACCGTTACCGTGCTCGTCGAACGCAAGGTGAAGCATCCCCTCTACGGGAAGATCATCCGCCGTTCGAAGAAGTACCATGCCCATGACGCGCAGAACGAGTTCACGCTCGGCGATGTCGTGCGCATCGAAGAAACCAAGCCGATCTCCAAGACCAAGACCTGGCAGGTGATCGATCGCGTTACCGCAGGTGGCACGCAGGCTGTCGAGGCGAACCTCGACGTCGAAGCCGCCGGTAACTGA